The Flavobacteriales bacterium genome includes a region encoding these proteins:
- a CDS encoding type IIA DNA topoisomerase subunit B translates to MGEKIVKYTEDNIRSLDWKEHIRSRPGMYIGKLGDGSSQDDGIYILLKEIIDNSIDEFVMGAGKTIEISIQGNRVIVRDYGRGIPLGKVIDCVSKINTGGKYDSRAFKKSVGLNGVGTKAVNALSEYFKVQSIRDGQTKIVEFSRGEISQEEELQETTVRRGTRFTFIPDSEIFVNYKFVHDYVERMIWNYVYLNPGLTIAFNGEKYFSEDGLKDLLSNNINTDNLLYPIIHIKDEDIEVAITHVRNQYNENYYSFVNGQHTTQGGTHQQALREALVKTIRDFYGKNYDASDVRQALVGAIAIKVVEPVFESQTKTKLGSLKMEPDGVTVRTFVNDFIKNHLDNYLHKHTEVADAIQKKIIQAERERKELAGIKKLSRQRAKKANLHNKKLRDCRVHYNDKKGDNLLDTFLFITEGDSASGSITKSRNVSTQAVFSLKGKPLNSFGLTKKIVYENEEFNLLQAALNIEDGLDGLRYNNVVIATDADVDGMHIRLLLITFFLQFFPELIQNGHLYILQTPLFRVRNKKETRYCYDDQEKQSAIDELRGKVEITRFKGLGEISPNEFKYFIGKDIRLDPVIIGKNTSVEDLMKFYMGKNTPDRQKFIVENLRIEKDEIS, encoded by the coding sequence ATGGGAGAAAAAATTGTAAAATATACCGAAGATAATATCCGATCACTGGACTGGAAAGAGCACATCCGATCTCGTCCTGGAATGTATATCGGAAAACTAGGTGACGGCTCCTCTCAAGATGATGGAATTTATATTCTACTTAAAGAGATTATAGACAATTCCATTGACGAATTTGTAATGGGAGCTGGTAAAACCATTGAAATTTCTATTCAAGGTAATCGAGTAATCGTTAGAGACTATGGAAGAGGAATTCCTTTAGGAAAAGTGATAGATTGTGTCTCAAAAATAAATACTGGAGGAAAATATGACTCTCGAGCCTTTAAAAAATCGGTGGGTCTAAATGGTGTAGGTACAAAAGCTGTAAATGCACTTTCAGAGTATTTTAAAGTACAATCTATTCGTGATGGACAAACAAAAATTGTAGAATTCTCGCGTGGAGAAATTTCTCAAGAAGAAGAATTACAAGAAACTACGGTAAGACGAGGAACACGCTTTACCTTTATTCCAGATTCTGAAATATTTGTTAATTACAAATTCGTTCATGACTATGTAGAACGAATGATTTGGAATTATGTTTACCTCAATCCAGGATTAACAATTGCTTTTAATGGAGAAAAATATTTCTCTGAAGATGGACTTAAAGATCTATTGAGTAATAATATCAATACAGACAACCTCCTCTACCCTATTATTCATATCAAAGATGAAGATATTGAGGTAGCAATTACCCATGTAAGAAATCAGTACAACGAAAATTATTATTCTTTTGTAAACGGACAACATACTACACAAGGAGGTACGCATCAGCAAGCACTGAGAGAGGCTTTGGTGAAAACCATTCGTGATTTTTATGGTAAAAACTACGATGCTTCAGATGTAAGACAAGCACTCGTGGGAGCAATTGCCATAAAAGTTGTTGAGCCCGTATTTGAATCCCAAACAAAAACCAAACTAGGGTCTTTAAAAATGGAGCCCGATGGTGTTACTGTAAGAACATTTGTAAATGATTTCATCAAAAATCATTTAGATAATTATCTTCATAAACATACTGAAGTTGCCGACGCTATTCAAAAGAAAATTATTCAGGCAGAAAGAGAACGAAAAGAACTCGCAGGAATAAAAAAACTCAGTCGTCAAAGAGCGAAAAAAGCAAATCTTCACAACAAAAAACTAAGAGACTGTAGAGTTCACTATAACGATAAAAAAGGGGATAATTTACTGGATACTTTTCTGTTTATTACCGAGGGAGACTCTGCTAGTGGATCTATCACAAAATCTAGAAATGTAAGCACCCAAGCCGTTTTTAGTTTAAAAGGGAAACCCTTAAATTCTTTTGGTTTAACAAAAAAAATCGTTTATGAAAACGAAGAATTTAATCTGCTTCAAGCGGCGTTAAATATAGAAGATGGATTGGATGGATTGCGTTATAACAATGTAGTTATTGCTACCGATGCCGATGTAGATGGAATGCATATCCGTTTACTCCTTATTACTTTTTTTCTTCAATTTTTCCCAGAGCTTATTCAAAACGGACACTTGTACATTTTACAAACACCTCTTTTTAGGGTTAGAAATAAAAAAGAAACAAGATATTGTTATGATGATCAAGAAAAACAGTCTGCTATAGATGAACTTAGAGGAAAAGTTGAAATTACCCGATTTAAGGGACTTGGAGAAATTTCCCCGAATGAATTCAAGTATTTTATAGGTAAGGATATTCGATTAGATCCTGTTATTATAGGTAAAAATACTTCTGTAGAAGATTTAATGAAATTCTATATGGGAAAAAACACCCCTGATAGACAAAAATTTATTGTTGAAAATTTAAGAATAGAAAAAGACGAAATATCATGA
- the ychF gene encoding redox-regulated ATPase YchF, with the protein MKCGIVGLPNVGKSTLFNCLSNAKALAANYPFATIEPNVGTIPVPDNRLENLEQIVNPEKVQSATVEIVDIAGLVKGASKGEGLGNKFLANIRETDAIIHVLRCFENDNITHVDGSIDPVRDKETIDMELQIKDLETIEKKLTNQKRVAKSGDKIAQKTVEVLERLFNHIESGGSARSLELNDAELPLIKDLHLLTAKPVLYLCNVDEEILKVDNAHVKAIREIAETENAQVLKLAAGLEADINELEDYDERQMFLDDAGLDEPGVNKLIQSAYDLLNLQTYFTAGVKEVRAWTIKKGSTAPQAAGVIHTDFEKGFIRAEVIKYKDYVELKSESACREAGKLSIEGKDYIVEDGDIMHFRFNV; encoded by the coding sequence ATGAAATGTGGAATTGTAGGTTTACCCAATGTAGGTAAGTCAACTTTATTCAATTGCCTATCTAATGCAAAAGCATTGGCAGCAAACTACCCTTTTGCCACTATTGAACCAAATGTAGGAACCATTCCAGTACCAGATAATCGTTTAGAGAACTTGGAACAAATCGTCAATCCTGAAAAAGTACAATCTGCAACTGTAGAAATCGTGGATATAGCAGGACTTGTAAAAGGAGCGAGTAAAGGAGAAGGATTAGGGAATAAATTTTTGGCAAATATTCGTGAAACAGATGCAATTATACATGTTTTGCGTTGTTTTGAAAATGATAATATCACCCATGTAGATGGTTCAATAGATCCTGTAAGGGACAAAGAAACTATTGACATGGAATTACAGATAAAAGACCTTGAAACAATAGAGAAGAAACTTACAAACCAAAAAAGAGTTGCTAAATCTGGAGATAAAATTGCTCAAAAAACAGTTGAAGTTCTAGAAAGACTCTTTAATCATATAGAATCTGGAGGTTCTGCAAGAAGCTTAGAGCTTAACGATGCTGAACTACCTTTGATAAAGGATCTTCATTTACTCACAGCCAAACCAGTACTCTACCTTTGTAATGTGGATGAAGAAATCCTAAAAGTAGATAATGCTCATGTAAAAGCCATTAGAGAAATAGCAGAAACTGAAAATGCTCAAGTTCTAAAATTGGCAGCCGGATTGGAAGCAGACATCAACGAACTAGAAGATTATGATGAGCGTCAAATGTTTCTAGATGATGCTGGATTAGATGAACCAGGAGTAAATAAGCTCATACAATCAGCCTATGACTTACTGAATCTTCAAACATATTTTACAGCTGGAGTTAAAGAAGTAAGAGCTTGGACCATAAAAAAGGGATCAACTGCTCCACAGGCTGCAGGTGTTATTCATACAGATTTTGAAAAAGGATTTATTCGTGCAGAAGTAATCAAATATAAAGATTATGTGGAACTCAAGTCTGAATCGGCTTGTAGAGAGGCAGGAAAACTTTCCATTGAAGGAAAAGACTATATCGTTGAAGATGGGGATATCATGCACTTTAGATTTAATGTATAA
- a CDS encoding LysR family transcriptional regulator, translating into MDDRLLRFFVAIYEEQNLSRAAEKCFVSQPNISNGLKQLEEKIGKELFRRHKRGVEIKEDAHYLYPIAKRILGELNAIPEMFKEENFKHKIIIGIAESLPQEFKNDFFKEASKVLGDMEWDVRPTGRDCEINLLIREWKFEEHLFLPLVKENYVLCIPENNPLVEKETIEIMDLSGEPFIHCPPCEAHQQSLAILNNSGEKWNTIANCQSKNEVLTLLMSGLGITFLPEYFVRGWAGFKVKNYNGPKNFREIGLSFARKSLKNKKVAELIDYLSNNEVDFFLNK; encoded by the coding sequence ATGGATGACAGATTGTTAAGGTTTTTTGTAGCGATTTACGAAGAACAAAACCTGTCGAGAGCTGCTGAAAAATGTTTTGTTTCACAACCAAATATTTCAAATGGGCTAAAACAGTTAGAGGAAAAAATTGGAAAAGAACTGTTTCGGCGACATAAACGAGGTGTTGAAATAAAGGAAGATGCACATTATTTATATCCCATTGCCAAAAGAATTTTGGGGGAATTAAATGCAATTCCCGAAATGTTTAAAGAGGAGAATTTTAAGCACAAAATAATTATTGGAATAGCAGAAAGTCTTCCTCAAGAATTTAAAAATGATTTTTTCAAGGAGGCGTCAAAGGTTTTAGGTGATATGGAATGGGACGTGAGACCAACCGGGCGTGATTGTGAAATAAACCTATTAATTAGAGAATGGAAATTTGAAGAACATTTGTTTCTACCACTTGTAAAAGAGAATTATGTGCTTTGTATTCCTGAGAATAATCCATTGGTAGAAAAAGAAACCATTGAAATAATGGACTTAAGCGGAGAACCTTTTATCCATTGTCCTCCTTGTGAAGCACATCAACAAAGTCTTGCAATTTTAAATAACTCAGGAGAGAAATGGAATACTATTGCAAATTGCCAAAGCAAAAATGAGGTACTAACGTTATTAATGTCTGGACTTGGTATTACATTTCTACCTGAATATTTTGTTAGAGGTTGGGCGGGATTCAAGGTGAAAAATTATAACGGACCAAAAAATTTCAGGGAAATAGGTTTGTCTTTTGCTCGGAAAAGCTTGAAAAATAAAAAGGTTGCAGAACTGATAGATTATCTTTCAAATAATGAGGTTGATTTTTTTTTAAATAAGTAA
- a CDS encoding SDR family oxidoreductase: protein MKTSNKLIVITGASSGFGLEMAKQFVKDGYPLLLLARRIEKMEALKLPNTMCRKVDVTNKKDFEAAVREAEAKYGKTDLIVNNAGVMLLGDIATQEAKEWKTMLDVNVMGVMNGMQIVMNDMKERKSGTIINISSIAGVQPFGNHAAYCASKFGVTGLTRVVRGEMSPFNVRVLSIMPGAVKTELLGHTTDQSIIDGYNEWKESVGAVNITAEDVAQTIKYAYELPQSVSLREIIITDTMQDA from the coding sequence ATGAAAACTAGTAACAAATTAATTGTAATTACCGGGGCAAGTTCAGGTTTCGGTTTAGAAATGGCAAAACAATTCGTTAAGGATGGTTACCCGTTACTTTTATTGGCTCGCAGAATTGAAAAAATGGAAGCTTTAAAACTTCCTAATACAATGTGTAGAAAAGTTGATGTTACCAATAAGAAAGATTTTGAGGCTGCCGTTCGTGAAGCTGAAGCAAAATATGGTAAAACAGACTTGATCGTCAATAATGCTGGCGTAATGCTTTTAGGCGATATTGCGACTCAGGAAGCAAAAGAGTGGAAGACCATGTTAGATGTTAATGTAATGGGCGTAATGAATGGAATGCAAATCGTGATGAACGATATGAAAGAAAGAAAAAGTGGAACCATCATTAATATTTCTTCAATTGCGGGAGTTCAGCCATTTGGCAATCATGCCGCATATTGTGCAAGTAAATTTGGCGTAACAGGATTAACTAGAGTTGTTCGTGGAGAAATGTCTCCATTTAATGTCCGTGTATTATCGATAATGCCTGGGGCTGTTAAAACAGAACTTTTAGGACACACTACAGACCAAAGTATTATTGATGGTTACAATGAGTGGAAAGAATCAGTAGGTGCAGTTAATATTACAGCAGAAGATGTTGCCCAAACTATAAAGTACGCCTACGAACTTCCTCAATCAGTTTCTTTACGTGAAATTATTATTACTGACACTATGCAAGATGCATAG
- a CDS encoding DUF2695 domain-containing protein, with the protein MTVLTENQVTDLCVFIENRIEKIGCDHSLKNTFEWAEKNGINKADLVDVLELNGGFCDCEVTFNLPEDCDLSLDSENKVLDLKNPFKTPLNFQQTENKTYTKAIYSNSEYGNNNYTHNGELLIPAPFGFKPKKRVRKSMHFFNGTDSELPSEIGIVKEIEPTTAKVFAKNIRDLKLESLSKFSARDAEYYLSRIEKIDLGKPMGTHFMERTGIGGMKIELRIHKVIFRK; encoded by the coding sequence ATGACCGTATTAACAGAAAATCAAGTTACTGACCTTTGTGTCTTTATAGAAAATCGAATTGAAAAAATTGGTTGTGACCATTCTTTAAAAAACACTTTTGAATGGGCTGAAAAAAACGGAATTAATAAAGCAGATTTAGTTGATGTTTTGGAATTGAATGGTGGATTTTGTGACTGCGAAGTGACATTCAATTTACCAGAAGATTGTGATTTAAGTCTTGATTCTGAGAACAAAGTATTAGATTTAAAAAATCCTTTCAAAACCCCTCTAAATTTCCAACAAACAGAAAACAAAACTTATACCAAGGCAATATATTCAAATTCGGAATACGGGAACAACAATTACACACATAATGGTGAATTACTGATTCCCGCACCATTTGGGTTTAAACCCAAAAAGAGAGTTAGAAAAAGTATGCATTTCTTTAACGGAACAGATTCTGAATTACCATCAGAAATCGGAATCGTTAAGGAAATTGAACCGACAACTGCTAAGGTTTTTGCAAAAAATATTCGTGATTTAAAGTTAGAATCTTTATCAAAGTTTTCGGCAAGAGATGCAGAATATTATTTATCGAGAATAGAAAAAATTGACTTAGGAAAACCAATGGGGACACACTTTATGGAACGAACTGGAATCGGCGGAATGAAAATAGAATTGCGAATACATAAAGTCATATTCAGAAAATAA
- a CDS encoding Crp/Fnr family transcriptional regulator → MSNEKADLITTYFSKESIEKGTLIIQEGKTSRKSYFLESGIIRSYIIDLNGNEVTTRFFSSPDFLNDYLSFFGQKPSEEYYELVTDCVMHTISYSNVQHCFHNIPEFREWGRMLLTLNYEHTKNRMISFHKETAQERYLNLKISHPEIIEQVPLNIIASYLGITKHSLSRIRKNIN, encoded by the coding sequence ATGTCAAACGAAAAGGCAGACTTAATTACAACTTATTTCAGTAAAGAATCTATTGAAAAAGGAACTTTGATCATCCAAGAAGGAAAAACAAGTAGAAAGTCTTACTTTTTAGAATCTGGAATAATTAGGAGTTATATTATTGATTTGAATGGAAATGAAGTTACCACGAGGTTTTTTTCATCGCCTGATTTTCTAAATGATTATCTATCATTTTTTGGACAGAAACCAAGCGAGGAGTACTATGAGCTTGTAACCGACTGTGTGATGCACACAATAAGTTATTCAAATGTTCAACACTGTTTTCATAATATTCCTGAATTTAGAGAATGGGGAAGAATGCTTTTAACTTTAAATTATGAGCATACAAAGAACAGAATGATTTCTTTTCACAAAGAAACTGCTCAAGAAAGATATCTCAATCTAAAGATTTCTCATCCTGAGATAATTGAGCAGGTTCCTCTAAATATTATTGCTTCGTATCTAGGAATAACGAAACATTCTTTGAGTAGAATCAGAAAAAATATAAATTAA
- a CDS encoding MepB family protein, translating to MDKNLHQIKTEIYDKCSLGISDMKIETEGKEYHACRFQLKGLNILSRNAKITPKKVGQFVTFWKRNQDGVTEPFNEFDPIDFYIVNVRTETEFGQFVFPKTILIKKGIISTKMKEGKRGFRVYPKWDITKNKQAKQTQKWQLNYFYEINSMTNLEKVTGLYEIK from the coding sequence ATGGACAAAAATCTTCACCAAATAAAAACGGAAATATATGACAAATGCTCACTTGGAATTTCAGACATGAAAATCGAAACAGAGGGCAAGGAATATCATGCTTGCAGATTTCAATTGAAAGGGCTGAATATTTTAAGTAGAAATGCTAAAATAACACCAAAAAAAGTTGGACAATTTGTCACCTTTTGGAAAAGAAATCAAGATGGTGTGACCGAACCATTCAACGAATTTGATCCAATTGACTTTTATATTGTTAACGTAAGAACTGAGACTGAATTTGGACAGTTTGTTTTCCCAAAAACTATATTAATAAAAAAAGGAATTATTTCCACAAAAATGAAAGAAGGAAAACGAGGATTCCGAGTTTATCCAAAATGGGATATTACAAAAAACAAACAAGCTAAACAGACGCAAAAATGGCAATTGAATTATTTTTATGAAATTAACAGTATGACCAATTTAGAAAAAGTTACAGGCTTATATGAAATAAAATAA
- the rocD gene encoding ornithine--oxo-acid transaminase produces MNSKDFIALEDKHGAHNYHPLPVVLSKGEGVFVWDVEGKKYFDFLSAYSAVNQGHCHPRIVKTMAEQAAKLTLTSRAFYNDSLGLYEKYITDYFGFDKVLPMNTGAEAVETAIKLTRKWAYEKKGIPENEAKLIVCENNFHGRTTTIISFSNDEDARKNFGPYTEGFIKIAYDNLDALENALKQENIAGFMVEPIQGEAGVYVPSEGYLSKAKALCEKYGVLFIADEVQTGIARTGKLLAVDHENVKPDVLILGKALSGGAYPVSAVLANDEIMEVIKPGQHGSTFGGNPVACQVAMTALEVVTDEKLAENAEELGNHFRTEMTKFIDSCDIVKIVRGKGLLNAILINDTEDSSTAWEICLKLRDNGLLAKPTHGNIIRFAPPLVMTKEQLDECIAIIQKTLREF; encoded by the coding sequence ATGAATTCTAAAGATTTTATTGCTCTTGAGGACAAACATGGAGCTCACAATTATCATCCCCTTCCTGTAGTACTTTCAAAAGGTGAAGGTGTATTTGTATGGGATGTAGAAGGTAAAAAATATTTCGATTTCCTATCAGCATACTCTGCAGTTAATCAAGGTCATTGTCATCCAAGAATTGTAAAAACTATGGCAGAACAAGCTGCCAAGCTTACTTTAACCTCTAGAGCATTCTATAACGATAGCCTAGGTTTATACGAAAAATATATCACTGATTATTTTGGTTTTGACAAAGTGCTTCCTATGAACACCGGTGCAGAAGCTGTTGAAACTGCCATTAAGCTAACCAGAAAGTGGGCTTATGAAAAGAAAGGAATCCCAGAAAATGAAGCAAAATTGATTGTGTGTGAAAATAATTTTCACGGAAGAACCACAACCATTATTTCTTTCTCTAATGATGAAGATGCTCGTAAAAACTTTGGACCCTACACAGAAGGTTTTATAAAAATTGCCTATGATAATCTTGATGCTTTAGAAAATGCTTTAAAACAAGAGAATATTGCAGGTTTTATGGTAGAACCAATTCAAGGTGAAGCGGGTGTTTATGTTCCATCTGAAGGATACCTCTCTAAAGCGAAAGCACTTTGTGAAAAATATGGTGTTCTTTTTATTGCAGATGAAGTACAAACAGGAATTGCTCGTACTGGAAAACTTCTTGCCGTAGATCATGAAAATGTTAAACCAGATGTGTTAATTCTAGGAAAAGCACTATCAGGAGGAGCTTATCCTGTTTCTGCAGTTTTAGCAAATGACGAAATTATGGAAGTGATAAAACCAGGTCAACACGGATCTACCTTTGGAGGAAACCCAGTTGCTTGTCAAGTTGCCATGACTGCCCTAGAAGTGGTAACAGATGAAAAACTTGCAGAAAATGCCGAAGAATTAGGAAATCACTTCAGAACTGAAATGACCAAGTTTATCGACAGCTGTGATATTGTTAAGATCGTAAGAGGAAAAGGATTATTAAATGCCATCTTAATCAACGATACAGAAGATAGTTCTACCGCATGGGAAATTTGTTTAAAACTTCGAGATAATGGTTTATTAGCCAAACCAACTCATGGGAATATCATTCGTTTTGCACCGCCATTAGTAATGACTAAAGAGCAATTGGATGAGTGTATAGCAATTATCCAAAAAACACTTAGAGAATTTTAA
- the rlmD gene encoding 23S rRNA (uracil(1939)-C(5))-methyltransferase RlmD, which yields MFKRGERLELRIKDMAFGGKGIAKIPTENGQEFTVFVPNTLPNQLVEARVSKCQKRYAEAKLERVLETSPDEIEIPYQEIPGAPYARLPIAIQEKHKKDSCFHLFKSIGKIENIEEYWDTFISSPSAWHYRNKMEYSFSAIGWDRENQTDVDAFSLGFKKRGTWWMVENLGQDSGLFDAQFENHLKDIRSFLLNTGLPAWHPPKKEGFFRHLVVRKSYANDQILVMLVTSSSGLENFDKEAFASLLKDILGNRLAGYIHTINDEIGDRTLAVSGSSELIYGENVLVESICGLDFQMKMQSFFQTNPQSAERLYTKAIDYLFEEIDPEKPHLVMDLFCGTGTISQIIAKRAHQETQIIGVEIVEEAIADAQKNAQRNGIEKIEFYANDVGKFLLDHPHYKGKIDGVVLDPPRAGIAPKTLKKVINLGAQKMVYVSCNPATQARDLESLRAAGYQIKKFSLVDQFPHTSHVESVFLLSL from the coding sequence ATGTTTAAACGTGGAGAGCGTTTAGAATTAAGGATAAAGGATATGGCTTTTGGAGGAAAAGGAATTGCAAAAATTCCTACTGAAAATGGTCAGGAATTTACTGTTTTTGTGCCAAATACTTTGCCTAATCAACTGGTAGAAGCACGAGTGAGTAAATGTCAAAAACGTTATGCAGAGGCAAAGCTAGAAAGAGTGTTGGAAACAAGTCCTGATGAAATAGAAATTCCATATCAAGAAATTCCTGGAGCTCCCTATGCACGTTTACCCATTGCAATACAAGAAAAACATAAAAAAGACAGCTGTTTTCACCTGTTTAAATCAATCGGGAAAATTGAAAATATAGAGGAATATTGGGATACTTTTATTTCTTCTCCAAGTGCTTGGCATTATAGAAATAAAATGGAATATAGTTTTTCTGCAATTGGCTGGGATCGAGAAAATCAAACCGATGTAGATGCTTTTAGTTTAGGTTTTAAAAAACGTGGAACTTGGTGGATGGTAGAAAATCTAGGGCAAGATTCTGGTTTGTTTGATGCACAGTTTGAAAACCATTTGAAAGATATACGTAGTTTTCTTTTAAATACAGGGTTACCAGCTTGGCATCCGCCAAAAAAAGAAGGCTTTTTTCGTCATCTAGTGGTACGTAAGTCTTATGCCAATGACCAAATTTTGGTAATGCTTGTTACATCTTCTTCAGGATTAGAAAATTTTGATAAAGAAGCTTTTGCATCTTTGCTTAAAGATATATTAGGAAATCGTTTGGCAGGATATATTCATACCATCAATGATGAAATAGGAGATAGGACATTGGCAGTTTCAGGCTCATCAGAACTAATATATGGAGAAAATGTTCTTGTTGAATCTATTTGTGGATTAGATTTCCAAATGAAAATGCAAAGCTTTTTCCAAACAAATCCTCAATCAGCAGAAAGATTATATACAAAAGCCATTGATTATCTTTTTGAGGAAATCGACCCCGAAAAACCACATTTAGTAATGGATTTATTTTGTGGAACAGGAACCATTAGTCAGATAATTGCCAAAAGAGCTCACCAAGAAACGCAAATAATTGGGGTAGAAATAGTAGAAGAAGCCATTGCTGATGCTCAAAAAAATGCCCAGAGAAATGGGATAGAAAAAATAGAATTTTATGCCAATGATGTGGGGAAATTCCTATTAGATCATCCGCACTACAAAGGAAAAATAGATGGTGTGGTTTTAGATCCTCCTAGAGCCGGAATTGCACCAAAAACACTCAAAAAAGTGATTAATTTGGGAGCACAAAAAATGGTTTATGTATCTTGTAATCCAGCTACTCAAGCAAGAGATTTGGAAAGTCTTAGAGCAGCGGGATATCAAATAAAGAAGTTTAGTTTGGTTGATCAATTTCCTCATACTTCTCATGTGGAATCGGTATTTTTATTGAGTCTCTAA
- a CDS encoding peptide chain release factor 3 produces the protein MTKEQEINRRRTFAIISHPDAGKTTLTEKLLLYGGAIQEAGAVKSNKIKKSTTSDFMEIEKQRGISVATSVMGFEYRDFKINILDTPGHKDFAEDTFRTLTAADSVIVVIDVAKGVEEQTERLVEVCRMRKTPMIIFINKLDRMGKDAFDLLDEIESKLRVNVRPLSWPIGMGKELKGVYNLYERNLHVYTANSTEKVEDKIALDDINSPELDQYIDESFAETLREEVEMVEMVYPEFKQETYLEGEVCPVFFGSAINTFGVQELLNCFVEIAPSPLGKQAEERMVLPNENKFTGFVFKIHANLDPKHRNRLAFVKIVSGIFKRNTNYKHIRLGKNLKFSSPTAFMAAKKDIIEEAFPGDIIGLHDAGNFKIGDTLTEGELLHFKGIPSFSPELFNYIENADPMKSKQLAKGIDQLMDEGVAQLFIRKSNGRKIIGTVGALQFDVIQHRLLHEYGAKCRYEGISLHKACWISSDDDAELKEFKKQKQRVMAEDKYGRDVFLADSPFTIDMAKQKFPSIQFHFTSEWEA, from the coding sequence ATGACTAAAGAACAAGAAATTAACAGAAGGAGAACCTTCGCAATTATATCTCACCCAGATGCGGGTAAAACAACGTTAACAGAAAAACTTCTTTTGTATGGTGGAGCTATTCAAGAAGCTGGAGCCGTAAAATCCAATAAAATTAAGAAGAGTACTACTTCAGATTTTATGGAAATAGAAAAACAAAGAGGGATTTCTGTAGCTACTTCTGTAATGGGGTTTGAATACCGAGATTTTAAAATCAATATTCTTGATACTCCAGGACATAAGGATTTTGCCGAAGATACTTTTAGAACGCTAACGGCTGCCGATAGTGTTATTGTGGTTATTGATGTAGCAAAAGGGGTAGAGGAGCAAACAGAAAGACTGGTAGAAGTGTGTAGAATGCGTAAAACTCCCATGATTATTTTTATCAATAAGCTTGATAGAATGGGGAAAGATGCATTTGACCTTTTAGATGAGATAGAGTCCAAATTGCGAGTAAATGTTCGCCCATTGTCTTGGCCTATTGGAATGGGAAAAGAACTAAAAGGGGTTTATAATCTTTATGAAAGAAACCTTCATGTTTACACAGCAAATTCTACAGAAAAAGTAGAAGATAAAATTGCTTTAGATGATATCAACTCACCTGAACTAGATCAATATATTGATGAGTCTTTTGCTGAAACACTGAGAGAAGAGGTGGAAATGGTAGAAATGGTGTACCCAGAGTTTAAGCAAGAAACTTATTTGGAAGGAGAGGTTTGTCCTGTATTTTTTGGATCGGCAATTAATACTTTTGGAGTTCAGGAATTGTTAAATTGTTTTGTGGAAATAGCCCCATCTCCTTTAGGTAAACAAGCCGAAGAAAGAATGGTGTTGCCCAATGAAAATAAATTTACTGGTTTTGTATTTAAAATTCATGCGAACTTAGATCCAAAACATAGAAACAGGCTGGCATTTGTGAAAATTGTTTCAGGAATTTTTAAAAGAAATACCAACTATAAACATATCCGATTAGGGAAAAATCTAAAATTTTCTAGTCCAACGGCTTTTATGGCTGCCAAAAAAGATATCATTGAGGAAGCTTTCCCGGGTGACATCATTGGTTTACACGATGCTGGTAACTTCAAGATAGGAGATACTCTAACGGAAGGCGAATTACTCCATTTTAAAGGAATTCCAAGTTTTTCTCCTGAGCTTTTTAATTATATAGAAAATGCAGATCCTATGAAATCTAAACAATTGGCAAAAGGTATTGATCAATTGATGGATGAAGGTGTGGCACAGCTTTTTATTAGAAAAAGTAATGGTAGAAAAATTATTGGAACTGTGGGAGCGCTTCAGTTTGATGTTATCCAACACCGCCTACTCCACGAATATGGTGCAAAATGTAGATATGAGGGGATTAGCTTACATAAAGCCTGCTGGATTTCTTCAGATGATGACGCAGAGCTAAAAGAATTCAAGAAGCAGAAACAAAGAGTAATGGCAGAGGATAAGTATGGTAGAGATGTTTTCCTTGCCGATTCTCCTTTTACCATTGATATGGCAAAACAGAAATTTCCTTCTATTCAGTTTCATTTTACAAGCGAATGGGAAGCGTAA